The Candoia aspera isolate rCanAsp1 chromosome 6, rCanAsp1.hap2, whole genome shotgun sequence genome has a segment encoding these proteins:
- the CLDN16 gene encoding claudin-16, producing the protein MRHLLQYLGCSCAFFSAGFLIAATWTDCWMVNTDDSLELSATCRGLWWECVTNAFDGITTCDEYDSIFAEHPVKLLLTRVLLITADLLAGFGFAFLLLGLDCVKFLPDEPSIKNRICLVSGLALLTGGIPGLIGSAWYAVGVYVERSTLVLHNIFVGIQYKFGWSCWLGLSGSVGCFLAGSFLTCCMRLFRGASSERGLCPGPLQAVHLPPSGTIPYDLSSQTATAKMYVKDTRV; encoded by the exons ATGAGGCATCTCCTCCAGTACTTGGGCTGTTCCTGTGCCTTTTTCTCGGCGGGCTTCCTCATTGCGGCCACCTGGACAGATTGCTGGATGGTGAACACGGATGACTCCCTGGAG CTGAGCGCCACGTGCCGTGGCCTGTGGTGGGAATGTGTCACCAATGCCTTCGATGGGATAACGACCTGTGATGAATACGATTCCATTTTCGCCGAGCACCCAG TGAAGCTGCTCCTGACACGGGTTCTGCTGATCACCGCCGACCTCCTGGCCGGGTTTGGATTTGCGTTCCTCCTCCTGGGCCTGGACTGTGTGAAATTCCTCCCGGACGAACCCAGCATCAAAAACCGCATCTGCCTTGTCTCTGGGCTGGCACTCTTAACAGGAG gtATCCCTGGGCTGATTGGCTCCGCCTGGTATGCCGTTGGGGTCTATGTGGAGCGTTCCACCCTGGTCTTGCACAACATCTTTGTGGGGATCCAGTATAAATTTGGCTGGTCGTGCTGGCTTGGGCTCAGCGGCTCAGTGGGGTGCTTCCTGGCCGGTTCCTTCTTAACCTGCTGCATGCGCCTCTTCCGAG GCGCGAGTTCGGAGAGGGGCCTCTGTCCTGGCCCTTTACAAGCGGTTCATCTGCCACCTTCTGGGACCATCCCGTACGATCTGTCCTCGCAGACAGCCACGGCCAAGATGTACGTGAAGGACACGCGTGtgtga